The Halopseudomonas sabulinigri genome window below encodes:
- a CDS encoding methyl-accepting chemotaxis protein encodes MRNNQPVTQRERTFPEEQRLISTTNLKGIITYCNDAFVDVSGFERAELIGSPHNMVRHPDTPSAVFGHMWGDLKQGHAWMGIVKNRCKNGDHYWVNAFVTPIYEGGQIQGYESVRVKTTPGQVQRAEELYARLNKGKKAIPADWSGVALHVVPSALMLAVGGAAGALLGAPGIALGAVLGLPAGIALKAALDQRLNRIINAADSSITDPLLAQMYTPFHGALGQIEMAIHSQQARLQTCLTRLADSAEQLKRQAGEASQLASQSSTGLAQQRNETDLVAAAINEMAAATQEVSGNVQSTATATRDASELALHGKNVATKARESIENLSGAVNTATTVANKLASDAREIGTVVDVIKGIAEQTNLLALNAAIEAARAGEQGRGFAVVADEVRALASRTAESTEQIHSLIANLQHAAQGTVDSMRIGNEQAERGVAQVIEADDALEGIRQAVERINEMAGQIASAAEEQSSVAEEINRNVTNIASLADTTSQEAQRSADLSGELAATAEQQVNLVERFNRR; translated from the coding sequence ATGCGCAACAATCAGCCCGTCACCCAGCGAGAGCGCACCTTTCCGGAAGAGCAACGCCTGATCTCTACCACCAACCTCAAGGGCATCATCACTTATTGCAACGACGCCTTCGTCGATGTCAGTGGCTTTGAGCGTGCAGAGTTGATCGGCAGCCCGCATAACATGGTGCGCCACCCGGATACGCCCTCAGCTGTATTCGGTCACATGTGGGGCGACCTGAAGCAGGGGCACGCCTGGATGGGCATCGTAAAAAACCGCTGCAAGAACGGTGACCACTATTGGGTCAACGCCTTTGTAACCCCCATCTATGAAGGCGGCCAGATTCAGGGCTATGAATCGGTGCGCGTGAAGACCACACCCGGCCAGGTTCAGCGGGCCGAAGAACTTTATGCGCGGCTGAACAAAGGGAAAAAAGCGATCCCCGCCGACTGGTCTGGCGTGGCGCTACACGTGGTGCCCAGCGCACTGATGCTGGCAGTGGGTGGTGCCGCCGGCGCGCTGCTTGGCGCACCTGGCATCGCTTTGGGCGCCGTGCTCGGCCTGCCTGCCGGCATCGCGCTGAAAGCCGCACTTGATCAACGTCTGAACCGCATTATCAACGCTGCCGACAGCAGCATTACCGACCCGCTGCTGGCGCAGATGTACACGCCGTTTCACGGCGCCTTGGGGCAAATCGAAATGGCCATCCACAGCCAGCAAGCGCGGCTGCAAACCTGCCTGACCCGGTTGGCCGACAGCGCCGAGCAGCTCAAGCGGCAGGCCGGTGAAGCCAGTCAGCTGGCTAGCCAAAGCAGCACAGGGCTTGCCCAGCAACGCAACGAGACCGACCTGGTTGCCGCCGCCATCAACGAAATGGCCGCCGCCACCCAGGAGGTATCGGGCAACGTCCAAAGCACCGCCACCGCCACCCGCGACGCCAGCGAGCTGGCACTGCACGGCAAAAACGTCGCGACCAAAGCTCGCGAATCCATTGAGAACCTGTCAGGCGCCGTCAACACCGCGACCACCGTCGCCAATAAACTGGCCAGCGATGCGCGCGAGATTGGTACGGTAGTCGACGTGATCAAAGGCATTGCCGAGCAGACCAACCTGCTGGCCTTGAATGCCGCTATCGAAGCCGCCCGCGCCGGCGAGCAGGGTCGCGGCTTTGCCGTGGTCGCCGACGAGGTGCGCGCACTCGCCAGCCGTACGGCCGAGTCAACCGAGCAGATCCACAGCCTGATCGCCAACCTGCAACACGCCGCCCAAGGTACAGTCGACAGCATGCGCATCGGCAACGAGCAGGCCGAGCGTGGTGTTGCACAGGTCATAGAGGCAGACGACGCGTTGGAAGGCATCCGCCAGGCCGTAGAGCGCATCAATGAAATGGCCGGCCAGATTGCCAGTGCCGCCGAGGAGCAAAGCAGCGTTGCGGAAGAGATCAACCGCAACGTCACCAATATCGCCAGCCTCGCCGACACTACCTCGCAGGAGGCCCAGCGCAGTGCCGACCTGAGCGGCGAACTGGCAGCCACCGCGGAGCAACAGGTGAACCTGGTTGAACGCTTCAACCGCCGTTAA
- the acnA gene encoding aconitate hydratase AcnA produces the protein MSVVNSLKTHSTLDVAGKTYQFHSLQKAAEQLKGIDKLPKSLKVLLENLLRNEDGETVTGADIQAMADWLEARHSDREIQYRPARVLMQDFTGVPAVVDLAAMRDAVARAGGDPQQINPLSPVDLVIDHSVMVDRFATDEAFHQNVEIEMQRNGERYAFLRWGQTAFDNFRVVPPGTGICHQVNLEYLAQSVWASEVDGKLWAYPDTLVGTDSHTTMVNGLGVLGWGVGGIEAEAAMLGQPVSMLIPEVIGFKLTGKLREGMTATDLVLTVTQMLRKRGVVGKFVEFYGDGLADLPLADRATIANMAPEYGATCGFFPVDDITLGYMRLSGRPDEVIARVEAYSKAQGLWREPGDEPAFTDSLHLDMAEVEASLAGPKRPQDRVALPDIPDAFDDLLALQVAPADQEQARLEGEGGGGTAVGAQNAQATITVDGKEHVMSHGAVVIAAITSCTNTSNPSVMMAAGLVAKKAIERGLMRKPWVKSSLAPGSKVVTDYLEKAGLTDYLDQLGFNLVGYGCTTCIGNSGPLPDDIAHAVSENDLVVSAVLSGNRNFEGRVHPQVKANWLASPPLVVAYALAGNTRLNLAEEPLGLDAENKPVFLKDIWPSNAEIADAVAQVEDGMFRSRYADVFSGDEHWQSIQISEGKTYAWQNDSTYVKNPPYFDEIDQPLKPLVDVQQARVLAVFGDSITTDHISPAGNIKASSPAGEYLQSLGVKPDDFNSYGSRRGNHEVMMRGTFANIRIRNRMLGGEEGGETIHTPSGERMAIYDAAMRYQQEGTPLVVLAGKEYGTGSSRDWAAKGTNLLGVKAVLAESFERIHRSNLVGMGVLPLQFKEGQNVASLGLDGHEVIDIQGINDDLKPGQSLKVVATTSKGDKVNFDVLCRIDTRNEIDYFKAGGILHYVLRDLIGS, from the coding sequence ATGTCTGTAGTCAACAGTTTGAAAACGCACTCCACACTGGATGTGGCCGGCAAGACCTACCAGTTTCATTCCCTGCAAAAGGCCGCTGAGCAACTCAAGGGCATCGACAAATTGCCCAAATCACTCAAGGTGTTGCTGGAAAACCTGCTGCGCAACGAGGATGGTGAGACGGTGACCGGGGCGGACATTCAGGCCATGGCTGACTGGCTCGAGGCGCGGCATTCTGACCGCGAAATCCAGTACCGTCCAGCGCGGGTATTAATGCAGGACTTTACCGGCGTGCCGGCGGTGGTCGATTTGGCGGCGATGCGTGACGCCGTGGCCCGCGCCGGTGGTGACCCGCAGCAGATCAATCCGCTGTCGCCGGTCGATCTGGTGATTGATCACTCGGTCATGGTCGACCGGTTTGCCACCGACGAAGCCTTTCATCAGAACGTTGAAATCGAGATGCAGCGCAATGGTGAGCGCTATGCGTTCCTGCGCTGGGGTCAGACAGCCTTCGACAACTTCCGCGTGGTGCCGCCGGGTACCGGTATCTGCCACCAGGTGAACCTGGAGTATCTGGCGCAGAGCGTCTGGGCCTCCGAGGTCGACGGCAAGCTCTGGGCCTATCCTGACACGCTGGTAGGTACCGACTCGCATACCACTATGGTCAACGGCCTGGGTGTACTGGGCTGGGGTGTCGGCGGTATTGAAGCAGAGGCGGCGATGCTGGGGCAGCCAGTGTCGATGCTGATTCCCGAGGTTATCGGCTTCAAGCTGACGGGCAAGTTGCGCGAAGGCATGACCGCTACGGATCTGGTGCTGACAGTTACCCAGATGCTGCGCAAGCGCGGCGTGGTCGGCAAGTTTGTCGAATTTTACGGCGATGGCCTGGCCGATCTGCCGCTGGCGGATCGCGCGACTATCGCCAACATGGCGCCCGAGTACGGTGCGACCTGCGGGTTCTTCCCGGTGGATGACATCACGCTGGGCTATATGCGTTTGAGCGGTCGCCCTGACGAGGTAATTGCGCGGGTGGAGGCGTACAGCAAGGCGCAGGGTCTGTGGCGTGAGCCAGGCGATGAGCCGGCCTTTACCGACAGCCTGCATCTGGACATGGCCGAGGTGGAAGCCAGCCTGGCCGGGCCCAAGCGCCCGCAGGACCGGGTGGCACTGCCGGATATCCCCGACGCCTTTGATGACCTGCTGGCGCTGCAGGTGGCTCCCGCCGATCAGGAACAGGCACGCCTGGAAGGTGAGGGCGGTGGCGGCACTGCAGTGGGTGCGCAGAATGCCCAGGCGACCATTACGGTGGATGGCAAAGAGCACGTGATGAGCCACGGTGCGGTGGTGATCGCGGCGATTACCTCCTGTACCAATACGTCCAACCCCAGTGTGATGATGGCGGCGGGGCTGGTGGCGAAGAAGGCCATCGAGCGCGGTTTGATGCGTAAGCCCTGGGTCAAATCTTCGCTGGCTCCCGGCTCCAAGGTGGTGACCGACTACCTGGAAAAAGCCGGTTTGACTGATTACCTGGACCAGCTGGGTTTCAATCTGGTGGGTTATGGCTGCACGACCTGTATCGGCAACTCCGGCCCGCTGCCCGATGACATCGCCCATGCGGTGAGCGAGAACGATCTGGTGGTCTCTGCCGTGCTTTCGGGCAATCGCAACTTTGAAGGCCGCGTGCATCCGCAGGTAAAAGCCAACTGGCTGGCCTCGCCGCCGCTGGTGGTGGCGTACGCCCTGGCGGGCAACACGCGCCTGAACTTGGCCGAAGAGCCGTTGGGGCTGGATGCCGAGAACAAGCCGGTATTCCTCAAGGATATCTGGCCCAGCAACGCGGAAATCGCCGACGCTGTTGCTCAGGTTGAAGATGGCATGTTTCGCTCGCGCTACGCCGATGTGTTCAGCGGCGACGAGCATTGGCAGTCGATTCAGATCAGCGAGGGAAAAACCTATGCCTGGCAGAACGACTCTACCTATGTGAAGAACCCGCCGTATTTCGACGAGATTGATCAGCCGCTCAAACCGCTGGTGGATGTGCAGCAGGCACGCGTGCTGGCAGTATTTGGCGACTCCATTACCACCGATCACATCTCGCCCGCCGGCAACATCAAGGCCAGCTCGCCCGCCGGCGAGTATCTGCAGAGCCTGGGTGTGAAACCCGACGACTTCAACTCCTACGGTTCGCGGCGCGGTAATCATGAGGTGATGATGCGCGGCACCTTCGCCAATATCCGCATTCGCAACCGTATGCTGGGCGGTGAAGAGGGTGGTGAAACAATCCATACGCCTAGCGGTGAACGCATGGCGATTTACGATGCTGCGATGCGCTATCAGCAAGAAGGCACACCGCTGGTGGTGCTGGCGGGCAAGGAGTACGGCACTGGCTCCAGCCGCGACTGGGCGGCCAAGGGCACCAACCTGCTGGGTGTAAAAGCCGTGCTGGCCGAAAGCTTTGAGCGTATTCACCGCTCCAATCTGGTCGGTATGGGCGTCCTGCCATTGCAGTTCAAGGAAGGCCAGAACGTCGCCAGCCTGGGATTGGACGGCCACGAGGTGATCGACATCCAGGGTATCAACGATGACCTCAAACCCGGCCAAAGCCTCAAGGTCGTTGCCACCACCAGCAAGGGTGACAAGGTCAACTTCGACGTGCTGTGCCGCATCGATACGCGCAACGAGATTGATTACTTCAAAGCGGGCGGGATCTTGCACTACGTGCTGCGCGATCTGATCGGCAGCTAA
- the efeU gene encoding iron uptake transporter permease EfeU, translating to MLVPFLIMLREGLEAALIVGIIASYLRQTGRGAWMPAVWIGVFLAATLALLVGAGLQLVSAEFPQREQEMFEAVIGLLAVGVLTWMVFWMRRAAQGLRTELTGALDSAFARGQSHTYALIGMVFLAVAREGLESVFFLLAIFQQSRGSGAPLGALLGVLCSVAAGWAFYRGSLRLNLKHFFRLTGLFILLVAAGLFAGSVRAMHEAGWWNQAQQVLFDLSAWLPLDTPLGSVFAGVFGYQPAPSLSEVVAYLGYLAVTLALFFRTQRLSPLPARADVVR from the coding sequence ATGCTCGTTCCCTTTCTTATCATGTTGCGTGAAGGCCTTGAGGCCGCTTTGATTGTCGGCATTATTGCCAGTTACTTGCGCCAGACCGGTCGGGGTGCCTGGATGCCGGCGGTGTGGATAGGTGTTTTTCTTGCCGCGACCCTGGCGCTGCTGGTTGGCGCGGGCCTGCAATTGGTCAGCGCCGAGTTTCCGCAGCGCGAGCAGGAGATGTTCGAGGCGGTGATTGGCTTGCTGGCGGTGGGCGTGTTGACCTGGATGGTCTTCTGGATGCGGCGTGCGGCCCAAGGGCTGCGGACGGAGTTGACCGGCGCACTGGATAGCGCCTTTGCCCGTGGCCAGAGCCACACCTACGCGCTGATCGGCATGGTATTTCTCGCCGTGGCGCGCGAGGGGCTGGAGTCGGTGTTCTTTCTGCTGGCCATTTTTCAGCAAAGCCGCGGAAGTGGCGCACCCTTGGGCGCGTTGCTCGGTGTGCTGTGCTCAGTCGCTGCTGGCTGGGCGTTCTATCGCGGCAGCCTGCGGCTCAATCTCAAGCACTTTTTCCGTCTGACCGGGTTGTTCATCCTGCTGGTAGCAGCGGGCCTGTTTGCCGGTTCGGTGCGCGCCATGCACGAGGCGGGTTGGTGGAACCAGGCTCAGCAGGTGCTATTTGATCTGAGTGCCTGGCTGCCGCTGGACACGCCGTTGGGCAGCGTTTTTGCCGGCGTGTTTGGCTATCAGCCGGCGCCCAGCCTGAGCGAAGTGGTGGCCTATCTGGGTTATCTGGCGGTCACGCTCGCGCTGTTCTTCCGCACTCAACGCCTGTCGCCGCTGCCGGCGCGGGCTGATGTTGTCCGTTAA
- a CDS encoding cupredoxin domain-containing protein codes for MSDSKSSSAAPSAGLLRLGMVLAALLLLAALGLFYLSLGHNTGDQQVGTEIVITARGCEPNAVTVPAGQPRFTVINQSERAIEWEILDGVMVLEERENIAPQLRQPITATLAPGEYQMTCGLLSNPRGTLTVTAVAGQPAGATLSPKALIGPLAEYRVYLTLQGRELDRAAQALQSAIAADDLTAAQDAYRQARLIDQRMAPAIGLFSDLDQRLNARADYFAEREQDSAFSGFQRLAYGLFEQGSTAELLPVADQLRADIQQLRERLRNDGVPAPQLAQGQARVLQSWHDQQRTQAQLTPRELDDLRGLQQGADKVVSLLAPLLPDADELQQALGALDQQLQHKPAERSALLRDTQALAAALQQVNGELASAY; via the coding sequence ATGTCTGATTCAAAGTCGTCTTCCGCGGCGCCATCAGCCGGCCTGCTGCGTCTGGGTATGGTTCTGGCGGCGCTGCTGCTGTTGGCCGCACTGGGGCTGTTTTATCTCTCGTTGGGGCATAACACCGGCGATCAGCAGGTAGGCACCGAGATTGTGATTACTGCCCGGGGCTGCGAGCCGAACGCGGTCACCGTGCCAGCGGGGCAGCCGCGCTTCACGGTGATCAACCAGAGTGAGCGCGCCATTGAGTGGGAGATTCTCGACGGTGTAATGGTGCTGGAGGAGCGCGAGAACATTGCCCCGCAGTTGCGCCAGCCCATCACCGCGACGCTGGCGCCGGGCGAGTACCAGATGACCTGCGGCCTGCTCAGCAATCCACGGGGCACGCTGACCGTCACCGCGGTGGCCGGCCAACCGGCCGGCGCTACCCTGTCTCCCAAGGCGCTGATCGGGCCGCTGGCGGAATACCGGGTCTACCTGACGTTACAGGGGCGCGAGCTGGATCGCGCTGCGCAGGCGTTGCAGAGCGCGATTGCTGCAGACGACCTGACGGCGGCGCAGGACGCCTATCGCCAGGCGCGACTGATTGATCAGCGCATGGCCCCTGCGATTGGCCTGTTCAGCGATCTGGATCAGCGCCTGAATGCCCGTGCCGACTACTTTGCCGAGCGCGAACAGGATTCGGCTTTTTCCGGTTTTCAGCGTTTGGCCTATGGCCTGTTCGAACAAGGCAGCACGGCGGAGCTGCTGCCGGTGGCAGACCAGTTGAGGGCGGATATTCAGCAACTGCGCGAGCGACTGCGCAATGACGGCGTACCGGCACCGCAGCTGGCTCAGGGGCAGGCGCGGGTGTTGCAGTCCTGGCATGACCAGCAGCGCACGCAAGCGCAGCTCACACCGCGTGAACTGGATGATTTGCGCGGCCTGCAGCAAGGCGCAGACAAAGTGGTGAGTCTGCTGGCGCCGCTGTTACCCGATGCCGATGAGCTGCAGCAAGCGCTGGGGGCACTGGATCAGCAGCTGCAGCACAAGCCGGCAGAACGCAGTGCGCTGTTGCGCGATACCCAGGCGTTGGCGGCGGCGCTGCAGCAGGTCAATGGCGAGCTGGCCTCGGCGTACTGA